One Gammaproteobacteria bacterium DNA segment encodes these proteins:
- a CDS encoding phospholipase D family protein yields the protein MPLLLIRMVLAWLLLLTTAVAVAAPRDMEQVYQEIARHPDQSGVYVLDRGEQALLARAWLADHARQSIEVQYFIWSTDNIGVLASEALLRAAGRGVKVRVIVDDLMIDAPDKSLLALALHPNIDIHIYNPRHSVGTPWYKRLINVTTDFRGVNQRMHDKTFIVDGRIAIVGGRNMADEYYDYDQEYNFRDRDALVLGKVVQDIVASFERFWSHPLSVPVQQRFNGLGLFKKHVSVNDDEVKTIYRELHDYAHAPDNFKPEVRDAISSIPEAFDRLAREIVWTDVYFICDLPGKNSKRIALSGGGAATTALVSMFAEARKRITIQSPYLVLSDEAFALFRQARKRGVQIRISTNSLASTDNMMAFSGYRNQRRKLIKLGVEVFEYRPDPEIRQQLLERYPVYARKPPVFAIHAKTMVVDGDTVFIGTYNLDPRSENLNTEVGLVVSHAPLAAAVEKLIEVDMLPENSWPARDRPDSEAGLAKRMKVKLLQLMPIKPLL from the coding sequence ATGCCTTTATTGTTGATCAGGATGGTTCTGGCCTGGCTGTTGTTGCTGACAACGGCCGTTGCCGTTGCTGCACCACGGGACATGGAGCAGGTGTACCAGGAAATCGCCCGGCATCCCGATCAATCCGGCGTATACGTACTTGATCGAGGCGAGCAAGCACTGCTGGCGCGAGCCTGGCTGGCGGATCATGCGCGCCAGTCCATCGAGGTACAGTATTTCATCTGGAGTACGGATAACATCGGCGTACTCGCCAGCGAGGCGCTGCTGCGTGCCGCCGGGCGCGGCGTGAAGGTTCGCGTTATTGTCGACGACCTGATGATCGATGCGCCCGACAAAAGTTTGCTGGCACTGGCTTTGCACCCCAACATAGATATTCATATTTACAACCCGCGCCATTCTGTCGGTACGCCCTGGTACAAACGTTTGATCAATGTGACCACTGACTTTCGTGGCGTCAACCAGCGCATGCACGACAAGACATTTATTGTTGATGGCCGTATCGCCATTGTCGGCGGTCGTAACATGGCCGACGAATATTATGACTATGACCAGGAATACAACTTCCGTGATCGCGATGCGCTGGTACTGGGCAAAGTGGTCCAGGATATTGTCGCCAGCTTCGAGCGGTTCTGGAGTCACCCGTTAAGCGTACCGGTGCAGCAACGGTTTAACGGTTTGGGGTTGTTCAAAAAGCATGTCAGCGTCAACGACGATGAAGTAAAAACCATTTACCGCGAGCTCCATGACTATGCGCACGCTCCTGATAATTTCAAACCGGAAGTGCGTGATGCCATCAGCAGTATACCGGAAGCATTTGACCGGCTGGCGCGGGAAATAGTCTGGACCGATGTGTATTTCATCTGCGACCTGCCGGGAAAAAACAGCAAGAGGATAGCGCTCAGTGGCGGTGGTGCGGCAACCACGGCGTTGGTATCCATGTTTGCCGAAGCCAGGAAACGTATCACCATACAGTCGCCTTACCTGGTGCTGTCCGATGAAGCATTTGCGTTGTTCCGCCAGGCCCGGAAGCGTGGTGTGCAAATACGTATCAGCACCAACTCCCTGGCCTCAACCGACAACATGATGGCATTCAGCGGCTATCGTAATCAGCGCAGGAAATTGATCAAGCTGGGTGTCGAGGTGTTCGAATACAGGCCGGATCCGGAGATCCGGCAGCAGTTGCTGGAGCGCTACCCGGTGTACGCAAGGAAACCACCGGTGTTTGCCATTCATGCCAAGACCATGGTGGTGGACGGTGATACCGTGTTTATTGGTACCTACAATCTTGATCCACGATCTGAAAATCTCAATACCGAGGTCGGCCTGGTGGTAAGTCACGCGCCGCTGGCTGCGGCTGTCGAAAAGCTTATCGAAGTCGATATGTTGCCCGAGAACAGCTGGCCTGCGCGAGACAGGCCCGACAGCGAAGCCGGGCTGGCAAAACGAATGAAGGTCAAGCTGTTGCAGCTAATGCCGATCAAGCCTTTGTTATAA
- a CDS encoding DNA/RNA non-specific endonuclease yields MRTFSRVLVLWLCCWLSPAVAETPLPPPLPEPAQACHEHIRYGLPGPAPVLLCRQGYLLAYDPQHKIARWTAYHLTREKVEARVVRRQDSFREDADVPAQQRSTLRDYRRSGFDRGHMVPAAAMRWSERAMSESFLLTNMAPQVGIGFNRHIWKELEALVRTWAAARQEVYVVTGAIVEPGAATIGEGKVTIPSHFYKVIFDPVRVDVIAFLLPNRKLDTRDLPNYRLSVDELEQRTQLDFLSELPDEIEDRIESIAAVMW; encoded by the coding sequence ATGCGAACGTTTTCCCGGGTGCTGGTGTTATGGCTTTGTTGCTGGCTTTCGCCCGCCGTGGCCGAAACGCCGCTTCCCCCGCCGTTGCCCGAACCGGCGCAGGCTTGTCATGAGCACATACGGTATGGCTTGCCCGGGCCGGCACCGGTGTTGTTATGCCGCCAGGGCTACCTGCTCGCATACGATCCGCAGCACAAGATTGCGCGCTGGACCGCGTATCACTTGACCCGTGAAAAAGTGGAGGCGCGCGTCGTCCGTCGCCAGGACAGTTTTCGGGAAGATGCCGATGTTCCGGCGCAGCAGCGATCCACGTTGCGGGACTATCGTCGATCGGGATTTGATCGTGGCCACATGGTACCGGCAGCGGCCATGCGCTGGAGCGAGCGGGCCATGAGTGAAAGCTTCCTGCTCACCAATATGGCACCGCAGGTGGGCATTGGTTTTAACCGCCACATCTGGAAAGAACTGGAAGCACTGGTGCGGACCTGGGCCGCTGCACGCCAGGAAGTGTATGTTGTTACCGGCGCTATTGTTGAACCGGGGGCGGCGACAATCGGGGAAGGCAAAGTGACCATACCTTCGCATTTTTACAAGGTTATCTTTGATCCCGTGCGTGTGGACGTAATCGCGTTCCTGCTCCCAAACCGGAAACTGGATACCCGGGACCTGCCCAACTACCGGCTCAGCGTCGATGAACTGGAACAGCGCACACAACTGGATTTTCTGAGCGAATTGCCGGATGAGATTGAAGACCGGATAGAAAGTATCGCTGCTGTTATGTGGTAA
- a CDS encoding amidohydrolase family protein, with amino-acid sequence MRIVFAIRMMVQLVKYFLVRTRWGRVLGFLSLPLLLLLLVLWQPVHEPPIFDAQVHYNEEAWSRVSPEAIMNGVEDINIPWMLVGSTPNEGTWKLYARNPARVIPMLVPGDSREHRETWPGDPAMPAYIEAELARRPYRGLGELFLFDVDAKTPVARQVLALAANRRLVFHTRSDPPAIRHIFTAQPSLRVLWAHAGVDVSPERVSQLLDYYPNLWVELSHRRSVAPQGELNPEWKALMLRHPDRVLLGSGTYTSHYWYKVRTYMSDYRDWLKELPEDVAENIAWRNGAMLFDLPVPNTSSPRRH; translated from the coding sequence GTGAGAATCGTCTTTGCCATCCGAATGATGGTACAACTGGTAAAGTATTTCCTTGTTCGTACACGCTGGGGACGCGTACTGGGGTTTTTGAGCCTGCCCCTTTTACTGCTGCTGTTGGTGCTCTGGCAACCCGTTCACGAGCCGCCGATATTTGACGCCCAGGTGCATTACAACGAAGAAGCCTGGTCGCGCGTATCACCTGAAGCCATCATGAACGGTGTTGAGGATATAAACATACCGTGGATGCTGGTGGGCAGCACGCCCAACGAGGGTACCTGGAAGTTATACGCGCGCAACCCGGCGCGGGTGATCCCGATGCTGGTGCCGGGTGATAGCCGCGAACACCGTGAAACCTGGCCCGGTGACCCGGCCATGCCGGCCTACATTGAGGCCGAACTGGCGCGCCGGCCCTACCGCGGCCTGGGTGAATTATTTCTTTTTGACGTCGATGCCAAGACGCCGGTGGCCAGGCAGGTGTTGGCGTTGGCGGCAAACCGGCGACTGGTATTCCACACCCGTTCTGACCCGCCGGCGATTCGCCATATCTTCACGGCGCAACCATCGTTGCGGGTGCTGTGGGCCCATGCCGGTGTCGACGTCTCGCCAGAACGGGTCAGCCAGTTGCTGGATTATTATCCCAACCTGTGGGTGGAGCTTTCCCACCGTCGCAGTGTTGCGCCGCAGGGTGAGCTGAACCCGGAGTGGAAAGCGTTAATGCTGCGTCACCCGGACCGGGTGCTGCTCGGCAGCGGCACCTATACCAGCCACTACTGGTACAAGGTGCGCACGTACATGAGCGACTACCGCGACTGGCTCAAGGAGTTACCCGAGGACGTGGCCGAGAATATCGCCTGGCGAAACGGTGCCATGCTGTTTGATTTGCCGGTTCCCAATACATCCAGTCCGCGTCGCCATTAA
- a CDS encoding PAS domain S-box protein, with amino-acid sequence MASIYFLHPARLIFLTAALGALAFLGTMASLPLFFGVSIIFGSIAVMIAVPLLGTGPAIMVSLIGGLYTLVLWGHPYALLIFCVEATVVGVLYKRGWKNLVLTDLFYWLFIGTPLVLIFYRGIIDMTWEATTLIAFKQAVNGVFNALIASLINFSIRHKHDQTSIHFLDQNQLSNFLFYVLLLIIILSSSIPILHESHAHRQTKENELAVRLHDRLRHIELSLSKIPYVDPASARELLKTIPVDDFTGIRLLHDSAGVLADIGKLSNTSTAGEFQSTEYGVDLWLPVNDLPAMVRWSNGHYRASSIITVHNQPIQIAIEYLAEPVVSDLQQHSRNLFVFLAAITLAGLLLSSVASQWVARPLTRLSRVASQTTNAVIITDKSGCIDWVNDGFTRITGYSAEEVRGRKPGDFLQGPDTDTKTVTTMRQALEQRLAFNADVINYTKAGTPYWIRIDCNPIFDSNGSFQGFLAIELDVTPQKLAQEKLRQSEDSFRSVFEHAGDAIYIHDQDGRIIDVNHAASLQTGYSHEELLAISIHDLNGGDVINRDELNAFWASAGDNPGMFPQTVPASHRKKNGDILPVDVTVNLLKDGDNNMFVAIVRDVTERDRVEKLKSEFISTVSHELRTPLTSISGALALTLHGTLGEINDDVRSLLTIANNNSQRLTHIINDLLDLEKAVVGKMHFDIKPHKLSKLVDHGIKSAKIYSSDKNIEIVTRLNDANTRLLVDDHRFNQVLTNLLSNAIKFSPENGQVVISSWFGDGAMKISVSDQGPGIPDKFKPMVFQKFTQADASSSRRISGTGLGLAISKELTERMNGSIGFDSATGQGTTFYIVLPTAH; translated from the coding sequence ATGGCATCAATATATTTCCTTCATCCGGCCCGCCTCATTTTTCTGACTGCCGCTCTCGGCGCGCTTGCCTTTCTCGGCACCATGGCCAGCCTGCCGTTGTTTTTCGGCGTCAGCATAATTTTCGGCTCCATTGCCGTCATGATCGCCGTCCCGTTGCTGGGCACTGGCCCGGCAATCATGGTCAGCCTGATCGGCGGACTCTACACGCTGGTACTTTGGGGACATCCCTACGCGTTGCTGATTTTCTGCGTTGAGGCCACTGTTGTCGGCGTACTGTACAAACGGGGCTGGAAGAACCTGGTCCTGACCGACCTGTTCTACTGGCTGTTTATCGGCACGCCGCTGGTACTGATTTTCTACCGTGGCATTATCGACATGACCTGGGAAGCAACTACGCTGATCGCGTTCAAGCAGGCGGTGAACGGAGTATTTAACGCGCTTATCGCCAGCTTGATCAACTTCAGCATCAGGCACAAACACGATCAGACGTCGATCCACTTTCTTGACCAGAACCAGCTGTCGAATTTTCTGTTTTATGTCTTGCTGCTGATTATCATATTATCAAGCAGTATCCCGATACTTCACGAGAGTCATGCTCACAGACAAACAAAGGAAAATGAACTGGCCGTTCGCCTGCATGACCGGCTTCGGCACATCGAGTTATCACTGTCGAAGATTCCATATGTTGACCCGGCGTCAGCCCGGGAACTGCTGAAGACAATACCAGTCGACGATTTCACCGGCATCAGGCTGCTTCATGATAGTGCTGGCGTACTGGCCGATATCGGCAAGCTTTCCAACACTTCGACGGCAGGGGAGTTTCAGAGCACGGAATATGGCGTAGACCTGTGGCTACCGGTGAATGACTTGCCGGCCATGGTGCGCTGGAGCAACGGGCATTACCGGGCCTCTTCCATCATTACCGTGCATAATCAGCCCATTCAGATAGCTATCGAATACCTCGCCGAACCGGTTGTTTCAGACCTGCAGCAACACAGCCGCAACCTGTTTGTATTTCTTGCTGCGATCACGCTGGCCGGATTGCTGCTGTCCTCGGTGGCCAGCCAATGGGTGGCGCGGCCGCTTACCCGGCTCTCGCGGGTAGCCAGCCAGACCACCAACGCGGTTATCATCACTGACAAGTCGGGCTGCATTGACTGGGTCAACGATGGCTTCACCCGAATAACCGGCTACTCCGCCGAGGAAGTCCGCGGCCGGAAGCCAGGCGACTTTTTGCAAGGTCCCGATACCGATACAAAAACAGTCACGACTATGCGCCAGGCGCTGGAGCAACGCCTGGCGTTCAATGCCGATGTAATCAATTACACCAAGGCCGGCACGCCCTACTGGATACGTATAGACTGCAACCCGATTTTTGATTCGAACGGCAGTTTCCAGGGCTTTCTTGCCATCGAACTGGATGTTACGCCACAAAAACTGGCGCAGGAAAAACTTCGTCAAAGCGAAGACAGTTTTCGCTCGGTATTTGAACATGCCGGTGATGCCATTTACATTCACGACCAGGATGGCCGCATCATCGACGTAAATCACGCTGCCAGCCTGCAAACCGGCTACAGCCATGAAGAACTTCTCGCTATCAGCATCCATGATCTCAATGGTGGTGATGTCATAAACCGTGACGAGCTTAATGCGTTCTGGGCGTCAGCCGGTGATAACCCGGGGATGTTTCCACAGACTGTTCCCGCCAGTCACCGGAAGAAAAACGGCGATATACTTCCCGTAGATGTCACGGTCAACCTGCTTAAAGATGGCGACAACAACATGTTTGTCGCCATCGTCCGTGACGTTACCGAGCGTGACCGCGTTGAGAAACTCAAGAGTGAATTTATATCCACTGTCAGTCACGAACTGCGCACCCCGCTCACTTCCATTTCCGGCGCGTTGGCGCTGACCCTGCATGGCACGCTGGGCGAGATCAATGATGACGTACGATCTCTGCTTACCATTGCCAATAACAATTCCCAGCGGCTCACCCACATTATCAACGACCTGCTGGACCTGGAAAAAGCGGTTGTCGGCAAAATGCATTTCGACATCAAGCCACACAAGCTGTCAAAACTTGTCGATCATGGCATCAAGTCCGCGAAGATTTACAGCAGCGACAAGAACATCGAGATTGTTACCCGGCTTAACGATGCCAACACCCGCCTGCTGGTTGACGATCATCGTTTCAACCAGGTGCTCACCAACCTGTTATCAAACGCCATCAAATTCTCGCCGGAGAATGGCCAGGTGGTTATCTCTTCCTGGTTTGGCGACGGCGCGATGAAGATCAGCGTCTCTGATCAAGGACCTGGCATACCGGACAAGTTCAAACCCATGGTGTTTCAGAAATTCACCCAGGCCGATGCCTCCAGTTCACGCCGCATCAGCGGTACCGGGCTGGGCCTCGCCATCAGCAAGGAACTGACCGAGCGCATGAATGGCAGCATTGGCTTTGACTCGGCGACCGGTCAAGGCACAACCTTTTATATAGTATTACCCACGGCTCACTAG
- a CDS encoding rhomboid family intramembrane serine protease → MFIPIGPKIHLTIIPWTTVLIALLCTFTTWQQQRSNRAIESHAEKFCTVEIVAQLQDTHPSLSAYDQERCVWLLGHILMRSYYDGQDHLQWHLDLVEKKLGREASAQFQQLFDGYAKSAPPYLTASLWEDVNRWNPLRSLTGSLAHGSWDHLVGNLFFFFAFALIVETAIGSGRFLLICIAMALGIGVLQNVLAFGERTVTVGLSGVVMATMTLAAYLAPTVKIRFFYWFFVHLGVLMVPLWAIAIWYVFWDLYDQLIFRGLFNINYIAHLCGAVMGLVLGMTLYRDRREKLADNIFVDERDPLQDETWLQKFNAIFATPVVLGFAFVFLFVLLGLVFKLIVDFALQLVIVSPVLFAIWGMKRIEKQARPDWERFQEAMQYVRDEDDVEAVKHLQPLAQSGYSRAQYELACLLQRTRRMHREYKEAADWLTRAAKAGHAQAQYRLGNCYVEGMGLDKNIDQAMHWYEKAMKNGLADAAMTLAHLWLNHPEKPRRDRERAVSAYQQAAVLFARNGDKEGEQVALASAAQCQPA, encoded by the coding sequence ATGTTTATTCCCATTGGCCCGAAAATTCATCTCACCATTATTCCGTGGACAACGGTATTGATCGCGCTGTTATGCACGTTTACCACCTGGCAGCAGCAGCGTAGCAACCGTGCCATTGAAAGCCATGCGGAGAAATTTTGCACTGTCGAGATAGTCGCGCAGTTGCAGGATACGCACCCGTCGCTGTCGGCATATGACCAGGAGAGGTGCGTCTGGCTATTGGGACACATCTTGATGCGTAGTTATTACGATGGCCAAGATCACCTGCAGTGGCACCTGGACCTGGTCGAGAAAAAACTGGGCAGGGAAGCGTCGGCGCAGTTCCAGCAACTGTTTGATGGTTATGCCAAGTCTGCGCCGCCGTATCTTACTGCCAGCCTGTGGGAGGATGTGAATCGCTGGAACCCGTTGCGTTCGCTTACCGGTTCGTTGGCCCACGGTAGCTGGGATCACCTGGTGGGTAACCTGTTTTTCTTTTTTGCCTTTGCCCTGATCGTGGAAACCGCCATCGGTTCCGGGCGGTTCCTGTTGATATGCATCGCCATGGCGCTGGGAATCGGCGTATTGCAAAACGTGTTGGCCTTTGGTGAGCGTACGGTCACCGTCGGCCTGTCCGGCGTGGTCATGGCCACCATGACGCTGGCGGCGTACCTGGCGCCAACGGTGAAGATCCGATTCTTCTACTGGTTTTTTGTGCACCTGGGCGTGTTAATGGTGCCGTTGTGGGCTATTGCTATCTGGTATGTCTTCTGGGATTTATACGACCAGTTGATCTTCCGTGGCTTGTTCAATATCAATTATATCGCTCACCTGTGTGGCGCCGTAATGGGCCTGGTGCTGGGAATGACCCTGTATCGTGATCGACGCGAGAAACTGGCGGATAACATATTTGTCGATGAGCGTGACCCATTGCAGGACGAAACCTGGCTGCAAAAATTCAATGCTATTTTCGCTACACCGGTAGTCTTGGGATTTGCGTTTGTCTTCCTGTTTGTATTGCTCGGACTGGTGTTCAAGCTGATTGTTGATTTTGCCCTGCAGCTGGTTATCGTTTCACCCGTTCTGTTTGCCATCTGGGGCATGAAGCGTATCGAGAAGCAGGCGCGACCGGACTGGGAACGTTTCCAGGAAGCAATGCAGTACGTCAGGGACGAGGATGACGTGGAAGCGGTGAAGCATTTGCAGCCGTTGGCGCAATCGGGGTATTCCAGAGCGCAATATGAACTGGCGTGCTTGCTGCAGCGTACCCGGCGCATGCATCGTGAATACAAAGAGGCGGCAGACTGGCTGACGCGCGCCGCCAAGGCCGGTCATGCGCAAGCACAGTACCGCCTCGGCAACTGTTACGTGGAGGGCATGGGCCTGGACAAGAATATTGACCAGGCCATGCATTGGTATGAAAAGGCCATGAAAAACGGTCTCGCCGATGCTGCCATGACGCTGGCGCACCTGTGGCTTAATCATCCGGAAAAACCGCGGCGTGATCGTGAGCGCGCGGTCAGTGCCTATCAACAAGCGGCGGTTTTGTTCGCCCGTAATGGCGATAAAGAGGGCGAGCAAGTGGCGTTGGCCAGCGCCGCCCAATGCCAGCCGGCGTGA
- a CDS encoding putative lipase → MLGACATPVPSDPQYGYIDDRNLPKPDFSAKIPGLSPCTNSKDTTLHLNSHEPVTVIVHGCTGSAALFRSLAEVFAFHGQQAVCFNYNDRDSLTQSSAELITALDALSTKMDNKAMTVIGHSQGGLISRRALIKERDNRLQAEQNNLTLVTISTPYAGISAADHCGSTTFRWLTLGLAVPICKLVSGDKWYEITQPSYFIQQPGTLLDQVTRHVKIVTDERGTCRKFDDTGACVEDDHVFNIEEQYFDKVDNIQVVENLEVDAGHAEIVGDYKVAPDKLIAILQDKRIMDSTPPEQQARLAMLLKQLYQ, encoded by the coding sequence ATGTTAGGCGCATGCGCGACACCCGTGCCTTCGGATCCTCAATACGGCTATATCGATGATCGCAACCTGCCAAAACCGGATTTCTCGGCCAAGATTCCCGGCCTGAGCCCGTGCACAAACAGCAAAGACACTACCCTGCACCTGAACTCACATGAGCCGGTAACCGTCATTGTTCATGGCTGCACCGGTTCCGCGGCGCTGTTTCGTTCGCTCGCCGAAGTGTTTGCGTTTCATGGCCAGCAGGCGGTGTGTTTCAACTACAACGATCGTGACAGCCTGACGCAAAGCTCGGCGGAACTGATTACGGCGCTGGACGCGCTTTCCACAAAAATGGACAACAAGGCGATGACCGTCATCGGCCACAGCCAGGGCGGCTTGATATCCCGGCGCGCCTTGATCAAGGAACGTGATAACCGCCTGCAGGCTGAACAAAATAACCTGACGCTTGTCACCATCTCGACACCCTATGCCGGCATTTCCGCGGCCGATCACTGTGGCTCAACAACCTTTCGCTGGTTAACCCTTGGCCTCGCCGTACCGATCTGCAAACTGGTCAGCGGTGACAAGTGGTATGAAATCACCCAGCCGTCATATTTCATTCAGCAACCGGGTACGCTTCTCGACCAGGTCACGCGTCATGTGAAAATCGTTACCGACGAGCGCGGCACGTGCCGGAAGTTTGATGACACCGGGGCCTGTGTCGAGGACGATCATGTCTTCAATATCGAAGAACAGTATTTTGATAAAGTGGATAACATCCAGGTTGTCGAAAACCTGGAAGTCGACGCCGGCCATGCTGAAATTGTCGGGGACTACAAGGTCGCGCCGGACAAGCTGATCGCGATCCTGCAGGACAAGCGCATTATGGACAGTACGCCGCCCGAACAACAGGCAAGACTGGCCATGCTTTTGAAACAACTTTACCAGTAA